From a single candidate division WOR-1 bacterium RIFOXYB2_FULL_36_35 genomic region:
- a CDS encoding ribose-phosphate pyrophosphokinase (catalyzes the formation of 5-phospho-alpha-D-ribose 1-phosphate from D-ribose 5-phosphate and ATP), with translation MVNSELCVFYGTSHPELGEKIVKYLGIEPGRIKISRFSGGEIYARILTNIRGHSAVIIQTCTEKVNEDLMELFIIIDAMKRASAESITVVLPHFGYARQDRKAASREPVSARLVANLLETAGADRIITMDLHSDQIQGFFNIPVDTLTALPLFSSYISEKNLKNMVVVAPDTGRAKVAKKLADRIGAELAILHKVRADHHKSDVTHVVGDVDGKTVIITDDMIDTAGTITAGVNALRQAGCNNDIYVVSTHGILSGDAVLKMSNADFKEAVFTDSVPIPKEKQFKGFKLISSAELLAEAIKRNYENRSISSLFD, from the coding sequence ATGGTAAATTCTGAACTTTGTGTTTTTTATGGAACTTCCCATCCTGAACTCGGAGAGAAAATTGTAAAATATCTGGGGATTGAACCGGGGAGAATAAAAATATCAAGATTTTCCGGTGGAGAAATTTACGCTAGAATCTTAACTAATATTAGAGGCCATTCTGCAGTTATTATTCAAACCTGTACTGAAAAGGTTAATGAAGATTTGATGGAGCTCTTTATTATTATAGATGCGATGAAGAGAGCTTCTGCTGAATCAATTACTGTTGTTCTTCCTCATTTTGGTTATGCAAGACAGGATAGAAAGGCGGCTTCACGTGAGCCTGTTTCCGCAAGATTGGTTGCAAATTTATTGGAGACTGCGGGCGCTGACCGTATAATAACTATGGATTTACATTCTGATCAGATACAAGGTTTTTTCAATATTCCTGTGGACACGTTGACAGCTCTTCCTCTGTTTTCAAGTTATATCAGTGAGAAAAATTTAAAAAATATGGTTGTTGTAGCTCCTGATACTGGCCGTGCGAAAGTCGCCAAAAAATTGGCTGATAGAATTGGCGCAGAACTTGCCATTCTGCACAAAGTTCGAGCTGATCATCATAAATCTGATGTTACTCATGTTGTCGGGGATGTTGATGGGAAGACTGTAATTATTACAGATGATATGATAGATACTGCGGGGACGATTACGGCAGGAGTTAACGCTCTTAGGCAGGCAGGTTGTAATAATGATATTTATGTTGTTTCCACTCATGGGATTTTATCAGGCGATGCAGTTCTCAAAATGAGCAATGCCGATTTTAAGGAGGCTGTTTTTACCGATTCTGTTCCTATCCCAAAAGAGAAACAGTTTAAAGGGTTTAAACTGATCTCTTCCGCGGAACTTTTGGCGGAAGCGATAAAGAGAAATTATGAAAACAGATCTATCAGCAGCTTGTTTGATTGA